A genomic segment from Melanotaenia boesemani isolate fMelBoe1 chromosome 9, fMelBoe1.pri, whole genome shotgun sequence encodes:
- the polr2i gene encoding DNA-directed RNA polymerase II subunit RPB9: MDLDGGNYEPGFVGIRFCQECNNMLYPKEDKENRILLYACRNCDYQQEADNSCIYVNKITHEVDELTQIIADVAQDPTLPRTEDHPCPKCGHKEAVFFQSHSMKAEDAMRLYYVCTAPHCGHRWTE, translated from the exons ATGGATTTAGACGGTGGTAACTACGAGCCAGGATTTGTTGGGATACGGTTTTGTCAAGAATG TAATAACATGTTATATCCTAAAGAAGACAAGGAGAACCGCATCCTGCTGTATGCA TGCAGGAACTGTGACTACCAACAAGAGGCAGACAACAGCTGCATTTATGTTAACAAGATTACTCATGAGGTTGA TGAACTGACGCAAATTATTGCTGATGTAGCCCAGGATCCAACTCTACCTAGAACAGAGGACCACCCTTGTCCAAA ATGTGGTCACAAGGAGGCAGTGTTCTTCCAGTCTCACAGTATGAAGGCTGAG GATGCTATGCGGCTGTACTACGTCTGCACGGCGCCTCATTGTGGACATCGATGGACCGAATAA
- the foxg1c gene encoding forkhead box protein G1c has product MDDLKTPNRLFHKSSFSISNLLWRREGVIGDQELPSSPSQILRTTHPERKTLEGNFDNEKSCEKSRRCTKADVKPVAVKREENGESKKAEGAEEGVKPEKPPFSYNALIMMAIRQSPDRRLTLNGIYEFIMDNFPYYRQNRQGWQNSIRHNLSLNKCFVKVPRHYDDPGKGNYWMLDPCSDDVFIGGTSGKLRRRTTANSRTKLGLKRGAGRLMSSNTATSVTLAAASSFYWPVPPFLPLQTPVRAHLGAGTYLTAHPRFSNHATSVVSQRARLSASAADAAERFVQTHQEMSYIGVSCAQSRRHQIGAACTAFSTSIPACTLPLPDPCSFNMISGQASYFYSHQIPRAAAFSPCQEECASSKTSPGQFFPRSSHSDLGGCCNDFPNYCPQVSSSPPSWNIEK; this is encoded by the coding sequence ATGGATGATTTGAAAACGCCGAACCGATTATTCCACAAGTCTTCTTTCAGTATCAGCAACCTGTTGTGGAGAAGAGAAGGGGTGATTGGTGACCAGGAGCTTCCTTCTTCTCCGTCCCAGATATTGCGCACGACTCACCCTGAGAGAAAAACTCTAGAGGGAAACTTTGACAACGAAAAAAGCTGTGAAAAGTCAAGACGGTGCACTAAAGCGGACGTTAAACCAGTGGCTGTAAAGCGTGAGGAAAATGGCGAATCAAAGAAAGCCGAGGGAGCAGAAGAAGGCGTTAAACCCGAGAAACCTCCTTTTAGTTACAACGCTCTCATCATGATGGCGATCCGCCAAAGCCCGGATCGACGGCTCACACTTAATGGTATCTACGAGTTTATCATGGACAACTTTCCATACTACAGACAGAATAGACAAGGATGGCAAAATTCAATCAGACACAACCTGAGTCTGAACAAGTGTTTTGTTAAAGTGCCGCGTCACTACGACGATCCGGGAAAGGGCAACTACTGGATGTTGGACCCCTGCAGTGATGATGTATTCATAGGGGGCACGTCGGGGAAACTCCGGCGCAGGACCACCGCAAACTCTAGGACCAAACTTGGTCTGAAAAGAGGAGCGGGTCGACTCATGTCTTCCAACACAGCAACCAGCGTCACCTTAGCTGCAGCAAGTTCGTTTTACTGGCCAGTGCCTCCATTTCTACCTCTCCAAACACCAGTGCGCGCCCACCTTGGTGCTGGGACTTACTTAACTGCTCATCCCCGCTTCTCCAACCACGCAACTTCAGTTGTGTCCCAACGGGCCCGGCTGAGCGCGAGCGCCGCGGACGCCGCTGAACGATTTGTGCAGACACACCAAGAGATGTCTTACATCGGAGTCAGCTGCGCGCAATCCCGCCGCCATCAGATCGGCGCTGCCTGCACCGCCTTCTCCACGTCCATCCCCGCGTGCACCCTGCCGCTGCCGGACCCGTGCTCTTTCAACATGATCTCTGGTCAAGCCAGCTACTTTTACTCTCACCAAATACCACGTGCCGCCGCGTTTAGTCCGTGTCAAGAGGAATGCGCCAGTTCCAAGACGTCACCCGGACAGTTTTTCCCCAGAAGCAGTCATTCGGACCTCGGGGGATGTTGTAATGACTTTCCTAATTACTGCCCTCAAGTTAGTTCAAGCCCTCCTTCTTGGAATATAGAAAAATAG
- the pglyrp5 gene encoding peptidoglycan recognition protein 5 yields the protein MEPTVNIVSRLQWGAAAPKQQKTLKGSAQRVIIHHTALLNCKGLAECKDHLISIQRTHMNQRQFDDIGYNFLVEEDGTVYEGRGWGVVGAHTKGHNGDSLGIAFMGNFNNDTPSKVALLSVKQLLLSGVSRGFLHPQFALCGHRDLGTTECPGNNLYAALPQLRSTT from the exons ATGGAGCCAACAG TGAACATTGTGTCAAGGTTGCAATGGGGAGCAGCTGCCCCAAAACAACAGAAGACTCTGAAAGGCTCAGCTCAGAGAGTCATAATACACCACACTGCCCTCCTAAACTGCAAAGGCCTGGCAGAGTGTAAGGACCATCTGATCAGCATTCAGAGAACACATATGAACCAAAGACAATTTGATGACATTGGATATAA TTTTCTTGTTGAAGAAGATGGCACTGTGTACGAAGGCCGTGGCTGGGGTGTGGTAGGGGCACACACTAAAGGTCACAACGGTGACTCCCTGGGGATTGCATTCATGGGCAATTTCAACA ATGACACACCCAGTAAAGTGGCATTATTGTCAgtcaagcagctgctgctgtcaggAGTTTCCCGGGGCTTTTTACATCCACAGTTTGCTCTGTGCGGGCACAGGGATTTAGGAACCACAGAATGCCCAGGAAACAATCTTTATGCTGCTCTGCCACAACTGAGGAGCACAACATGA